CGAGGAATTATCTGTAATATATTAGTTTGCTTCGGAGTCATGCTAGGGATTGTTAGTCAATCTGTTCCTGGTAAAGTCCTCACTTGTTGGTGGCCAATTATGACGTTTGTCGCACTGAATCTGGAACACATTGTTGTTAATATGTTCTTTATTTTGACAGGATTCACCCTCGGTTCTCCCATTTCAGGAACCGAGATGGTCTTGTGGAATTTCTTACCAGTAACCATTGGTAATTTAATTGGTGGAGGGTTGTTTGTTGGCTGCCTATTTTATGCAACTTATGGCGAGACTCCCCAACCCAGAGTTGCCACTATTTCTTCAGATGAAAAAGTGGAAAGTCAAGTGAAATGATTAGACTGCACTACTCAGAAAAATCATACTGGGATAGAATATAGCCCTTCTAGATTTGCTCAAAGCCCCCTTTAATCAGGGGGTTTGTGGGGATAAGTTATCACTAACGATTGCTCTATAGCGCTACGGGTTTTGGTCAGGACGTTACGAGAACAGTAGCGACCGAGACGGTCGTATTCCCAGCCACATCAAACGTCCTAACCTAATTGCTTACTGCCCACAAAAATCTCATAGTTGGAGTGAAAGGCTGTTACCCCTGCAATCGCTGTTAATTCTTTTCTTGCATTAATAGAATGGAAAAAACACATTGAAAGGGAAAAATGGTATCTCTCTATACAATTACTCACACAGGCTTCTTTTTAAATCAGGAATAGAAGTGGTTAATTATTCATTGAATTTAGTGGAATATACAAGCGACTTAAAAAAATATGACTACTACAGAGAATTTACAAGAATCCAAAAATAAATTTGAAAAATTCAAAGCAGAAAAAGATGGACTAGCCGTTAAAGAAGAACTAGAATACTTCGCCCAAATTGGCTGGGAAGCGGTTGATAAAACCGATCTTGAACAACGTTTGAAATGGTTAGGAATTTTTCATCGTCCCGTAACACCAGGGAAGTTTATGTTGCGAATGCGAACGCCCAATGGCATTCTCAATAGTGAACAAACGCAAGTTCTTGCTGAGATTGTACAGCGCTATGGGGATGACGGTAGTGCAGATATTACGACGCGTCAAAATATTCAATTGCGAGGGATTCGTTTAGAAGATATTCCAGAGATTTTCTCACAATTGCATACGGTTGGCATGACGTCTATGCAGTCCGGAATGGATAATGTTCGTAACATCACCGGTTCTCCCATGGCGGGATTAGATGGAGACGAATTAATTGATACCCGAGAATTGGTCAAAAAAGTACAAGATATGATTACCAATTCTGGGGAAGGCAATCCTGAATTTACGAATTTGCCCCGTAAGTTTAATATTGCCATTGAAGGCGGACGAGATAATTCTGTTCATGCCGAAATTAACGATATTGCCTTTGTTCCGGCTTATAAAGAAGGCAAATTGGGATTTAATGTTCTAGTGGGTGGTTTCTTTTCTTCTAAACGATGTGAAGCAGCAATTCCGCTTAATGTTTGGATTCCGCCAACAGAAAAATTTGTGGTGGGGATTTCCCGAGCAATTTTAGAAGTTTATCGCGATCATGGGTTGCGAGCCAATCGTCAAAAGTCGCGTTTAATGTGGTTGATTGAAGCATTAGGAATGGACGAGTTTCGGAAATTAGTTAAAGAAGCGTTTGGTCAACCTTTAGCCACTGCAGCCGCAGAAGATGTGATTGATTGGGATAAGCGCGATCATATTGGTGTTCATGCCCAAAAACAAGCGGGTAAATATTATGTAGGAATGAATGTTCCTGTTGGGCGATTAT
This region of Cyanobacteria bacterium GSL.Bin1 genomic DNA includes:
- a CDS encoding ferredoxin--nitrite reductase; amino-acid sequence: MTTTENLQESKNKFEKFKAEKDGLAVKEELEYFAQIGWEAVDKTDLEQRLKWLGIFHRPVTPGKFMLRMRTPNGILNSEQTQVLAEIVQRYGDDGSADITTRQNIQLRGIRLEDIPEIFSQLHTVGMTSMQSGMDNVRNITGSPMAGLDGDELIDTRELVKKVQDMITNSGEGNPEFTNLPRKFNIAIEGGRDNSVHAEINDIAFVPAYKEGKLGFNVLVGGFFSSKRCEAAIPLNVWIPPTEKFVVGISRAILEVYRDHGLRANRQKSRLMWLIEALGMDEFRKLVKEAFGQPLATAAAEDVIDWDKRDHIGVHAQKQAGKYYVGMNVPVGRLSANDLFDLARLAEVYGESEIRLTVEQNVIIPHIAEEK